From Burkholderia savannae, a single genomic window includes:
- the hyfB gene encoding hydrogenase 4 subunit B: MEQGLLLRCVLFVALAWLALGCAGLANMRRTGAVAHGLFPLGALAGLALAGIGFAGVFAEPSTVVLPLGLPDLPFHLRIDALSSYFLFVLGMVTAGVGAFSSGYFRKGEGTAPGLICFEYHACAASMALLLVADDAYCFMVAWETLTLSAAFLVMTNHRIAEIRRAAFLYFLISHVGALALLSCFGLLQAGTGDYTFANMRVQHLDGLAASAAFLLALAGFGAKAGVFPLHVWLPDAHPAAPSPVSALLSGFVLKVGLYGILRTVLDLLHVQAAWWGVLTLALGLFGALLGVVFSTIQTDMKRLLAYSSIDNIGLMCVSLGLTILFLGYRLPALAALSLTALLYQIVAHACFKSLLFLGTGAVLHATGERNLGRLGGLIRFMPWTAWAMLVAVAASAGLPPSSGFVSEWLLVQSFLFTPGLPDSVLGMTVPLVAALVALTAALAGYAMVKFFGIVFLGQPREPKLERARDASPWERVAFCWFAAASVLLGLAPVQYVKVLDAVTRSLIGAGIGGTNHGWLLFAPVSAARASYMPALFMLFFLACCALAWLLVRRFYHGRLRRAAPWSCGHPFVTARMQDTAEGFGQPIREIFTPFFRIERRLPSPFDSRPEYRMSVADRTWHLLYEPVAALVNRVAALAGLLQTGRIAIYLTYSFVVLIVLLTVVRRW, from the coding sequence ATGGAACAGGGCCTGCTTCTCCGATGCGTGCTGTTCGTCGCGCTCGCGTGGCTCGCGCTCGGCTGCGCCGGACTCGCGAACATGCGTCGCACCGGTGCGGTCGCTCACGGTCTCTTTCCGCTCGGCGCGCTGGCCGGGCTCGCGCTCGCGGGCATCGGATTCGCCGGCGTGTTCGCCGAGCCGTCGACGGTCGTGCTGCCGCTCGGTCTGCCCGATCTGCCGTTCCATCTGCGCATCGACGCGCTGTCTTCCTACTTTCTGTTCGTGCTCGGCATGGTGACGGCGGGCGTCGGCGCGTTCTCGTCCGGCTACTTTCGCAAGGGCGAGGGCACGGCGCCCGGGCTCATCTGCTTCGAATACCACGCGTGCGCGGCAAGCATGGCGCTCCTCCTCGTCGCGGACGACGCGTACTGCTTCATGGTCGCGTGGGAGACGCTGACGCTGTCGGCGGCCTTCCTCGTGATGACGAATCACCGGATCGCCGAGATCCGCCGCGCGGCGTTCCTGTACTTTCTGATCTCGCACGTCGGCGCGCTCGCGCTGCTCTCGTGCTTCGGCCTGCTGCAGGCGGGCACGGGCGACTACACGTTCGCGAACATGCGCGTCCAGCATCTCGACGGGCTCGCCGCGTCGGCCGCGTTCTTGCTCGCGCTTGCCGGCTTCGGCGCGAAGGCGGGCGTCTTTCCGCTGCACGTCTGGCTGCCGGACGCGCATCCGGCGGCGCCGTCGCCCGTGTCCGCGCTCCTGAGCGGCTTCGTGCTGAAGGTCGGCCTGTACGGAATCCTGCGCACGGTGCTCGATCTGCTGCATGTGCAGGCCGCGTGGTGGGGCGTGCTGACGCTCGCGCTCGGCCTGTTCGGCGCGCTGCTCGGCGTCGTGTTCAGCACGATCCAGACCGACATGAAGCGGCTGCTCGCGTATTCGTCGATCGACAACATCGGGCTGATGTGCGTGAGCCTCGGCCTCACGATCCTGTTTCTCGGCTACCGTCTGCCCGCGCTCGCCGCGCTGTCGCTGACGGCGCTGCTGTATCAGATCGTCGCGCACGCGTGCTTCAAGAGCCTGCTCTTCCTCGGCACGGGCGCCGTGCTGCACGCGACGGGCGAGCGCAATCTCGGGCGGCTCGGCGGGCTGATCCGCTTCATGCCGTGGACCGCGTGGGCGATGCTCGTTGCCGTCGCCGCGAGCGCCGGGCTGCCGCCGTCGAGCGGCTTCGTGTCGGAGTGGCTGCTGGTGCAGAGCTTCCTCTTCACGCCGGGCCTGCCCGATTCGGTGCTCGGGATGACGGTGCCGCTCGTCGCGGCGCTCGTTGCGCTGACGGCCGCGCTTGCCGGCTATGCGATGGTCAAGTTTTTCGGCATCGTGTTCCTCGGCCAGCCGCGCGAGCCGAAGCTCGAGCGCGCGCGCGACGCGAGCCCGTGGGAGCGCGTCGCGTTCTGCTGGTTCGCGGCGGCGAGCGTGCTGCTCGGCCTCGCGCCCGTCCAGTACGTGAAGGTGCTCGACGCGGTGACGCGCTCGCTGATCGGCGCGGGCATCGGCGGCACGAACCACGGCTGGCTGCTGTTCGCGCCCGTGTCGGCCGCGCGCGCGAGCTACATGCCGGCGCTCTTCATGCTGTTCTTTCTCGCGTGCTGCGCGCTCGCGTGGCTGCTCGTGCGGCGCTTCTATCACGGGCGGCTCAGGCGCGCGGCGCCGTGGTCGTGCGGCCATCCGTTCGTGACCGCGCGGATGCAGGACACGGCCGAAGGCTTCGGCCAGCCGATCCGCGAGATTTTCACGCCGTTCTTCCGGATCGAGCGGCGGCTGCCTTCGCCGTTCGATTCGCGGCCGGAATACCGGATGAGCGTCGCGGATCGCACATGGCATTTGCTCTACGAGCCGGTCGCGGCGCTCGTGAATCGCGTCGCGGCGCTCGCCGGATTGCTGCAGACGGGCCGCATCGCGATCTACCTGACGTACAGCTTCGTCGTGCTGATCGTGCTTCTGACGGTGGTGAGACGATGGTGA
- a CDS encoding respiratory chain complex I subunit 1 family protein translates to MVTASGILSQTLEILVALAAAPLLTGWVDQCRAWLQNRRAPSIWQPYRMLHKLFNKESVVARHASALFRGAPYVVWAAMTLACAIVPTLSTELPLSPAADAIALVGLFALARVALSLAAMDIGTAFGTLGARREMLIGFLAEPALLMVLFSASLITQSTLLTSIVAALGHRELVIYPSLAFAGIAFTLVSLAENARLPVDNPATHLELTMIHEALILEYSGRHLALMEWAASLKLFAYSCIGLALFMPWGIAEAGSPLALLLALPALFVKLLVGGAALAVVETTNAKMRLFRVPEFLATAFLLAVIGMLVHFLLGA, encoded by the coding sequence ATGGTGACCGCCTCCGGCATCCTGTCGCAGACGCTCGAGATTCTCGTCGCGCTCGCGGCCGCGCCGCTGCTGACGGGCTGGGTCGACCAGTGCCGCGCGTGGCTGCAGAACCGCCGCGCGCCGAGCATCTGGCAGCCGTACCGGATGCTGCACAAGCTGTTCAACAAGGAATCCGTCGTCGCGCGGCACGCGAGTGCGCTGTTTCGCGGCGCGCCTTACGTCGTCTGGGCGGCGATGACGCTCGCGTGCGCGATCGTGCCGACGCTGTCGACCGAGCTGCCGCTCTCGCCCGCGGCCGATGCGATCGCGCTCGTCGGCCTGTTCGCGCTCGCGCGCGTCGCGCTGTCGCTCGCGGCGATGGATATCGGCACCGCGTTCGGCACGCTCGGCGCGCGCCGCGAGATGCTGATCGGCTTCCTCGCGGAACCGGCGCTCTTGATGGTGCTGTTCTCGGCGTCGCTGATCACGCAGTCGACGCTCTTGACGAGCATCGTCGCCGCGCTCGGCCACCGCGAGCTCGTGATCTATCCGAGCCTCGCGTTCGCGGGAATCGCGTTCACGCTCGTGTCGCTCGCGGAGAACGCGCGGCTGCCCGTCGACAACCCGGCCACGCACCTCGAGCTGACGATGATCCACGAGGCGCTGATTCTCGAATATTCGGGCCGCCATCTGGCGCTGATGGAATGGGCGGCGAGCCTGAAGCTCTTCGCGTATTCGTGCATCGGCCTCGCGCTGTTCATGCCGTGGGGGATCGCCGAGGCGGGCAGTCCGCTCGCGCTCCTGCTCGCGCTGCCGGCGCTCTTCGTGAAGCTGCTCGTCGGCGGCGCGGCCCTCGCGGTGGTCGAGACGACGAACGCGAAAATGCGCCTCTTTCGCGTGCCCGAATTTCTCGCGACCGCGTTCCTGCTCGCGGTGATCGGCATGCTCGTCCATTTTCTGCTGGGGGCGTAG
- a CDS encoding ribbon-helix-helix protein, CopG family — METKSARLTVLIDPFKKKAFEQLCAAQDLTPSQVVRQMIRDYLEQHGVSYKTRSPVAPRGAAKPQPRRKTTA; from the coding sequence ATGGAAACGAAAAGCGCCCGTCTGACCGTCCTGATCGACCCCTTCAAGAAGAAGGCGTTCGAGCAGTTGTGCGCCGCGCAGGATCTGACGCCGTCGCAGGTCGTGCGTCAGATGATTCGGGATTATCTCGAGCAGCACGGCGTGAGCTACAAGACGCGCAGCCCGGTCGCCCCGCGCGGCGCCGCGAAGCCGCAGCCGCGCCGCAAGACCACCGCCTGA
- a CDS encoding YoaK family protein, which produces MPVAYFRSLAGKDRNLDANRHLGFSLAFVAGAANAGGFLAVKQYTSHMSGIVSAIADQAALGNVVLVFAGVASLASFLLGAAASAVLVNWGRRKRLHSRYAFPLLLEAFLLLCFGLLGSHLALWRTFFVPVTVVLLCFIMGLQNAIITKLSNAEIRTTHMTGIVTDLGIELGKLFYWNSTQAEPGEPDVYANRLKLRVLGTMLAMFFSGGLAGALGFKHIGYSVTIPLAGLLVVLAGVPMLDDLREWASRPGGGRRAD; this is translated from the coding sequence ATGCCAGTCGCCTACTTTCGCAGCCTCGCCGGAAAGGATCGCAATCTCGACGCCAACCGGCACCTCGGCTTTTCCCTCGCGTTCGTCGCGGGCGCCGCGAATGCCGGCGGCTTTCTCGCCGTCAAGCAGTACACGTCGCACATGAGCGGGATCGTGTCGGCGATCGCCGATCAGGCGGCGCTCGGCAACGTCGTGCTCGTGTTCGCGGGCGTTGCGTCGCTTGCGTCGTTCCTGCTCGGCGCGGCGGCGTCGGCCGTGCTCGTCAACTGGGGCCGGCGCAAGCGGCTGCACAGCCGCTATGCGTTTCCGCTGCTGCTCGAGGCGTTCCTGCTGCTGTGCTTCGGCCTTCTCGGCAGCCATCTGGCGCTCTGGCGGACGTTCTTCGTGCCTGTCACAGTCGTTCTGCTGTGCTTCATCATGGGCCTGCAGAACGCAATCATCACGAAGCTCTCGAACGCCGAGATCCGCACGACGCACATGACGGGCATCGTCACCGATCTCGGCATCGAGCTCGGCAAGCTGTTCTACTGGAATTCGACGCAGGCCGAGCCCGGCGAGCCGGACGTGTACGCGAACCGGCTGAAGCTGCGCGTGCTCGGCACGATGCTCGCGATGTTCTTCTCGGGCGGCCTCGCGGGCGCGCTCGGTTTCAAGCACATCGGCTACTCGGTGACGATCCCGCTCGCGGGTCTGCTCGTCGTGCTGGCCGGCGTCCCGATGCTCGATGACCTGCGCGAATGGGCGAGCCGGCCGGGCGGCGGCAGGCGGGCGGACTGA
- a CDS encoding MFS transporter, with translation MVSQHDSGALDHAPAIPARAWSVLFASTFAFLVCFVVWMMFGVLGIQLREDLHLNATEFGMLTSTPVLTGALMRLPLGAWTDRFGGRIVMTVLLVVCAVPVYAVSYATALWQFLLIGLFLGCVGASFAVGTPYVARFFPPQRRGLAMGVFGAGTAGAAVNLFVTPLLLAAYGWRVVPRVYAVALLVTAAIFWFASAPDPGAGAQKGSWLESFGVLRDRRVWKLCQYYSITFGGFTALSLWMPQYLKNGYGMSLVAASAFAAGFSLPGSVLRALGGALADRYGAHAVTWWGLWVAWICLFLLSYPPTDLVIHTVDGTATLRLHIPLAAFVVLTFVLGAVFAFGMASTFKYVADDFPDNMGVVTGIVGLAGGLGGFLLPIIFGALVDLLRVRSTCFMFLYGIVWVSLIILYLAEIRRVPIAGAAAR, from the coding sequence ATGGTCTCACAGCACGATTCCGGCGCGCTCGACCATGCGCCGGCGATTCCCGCGCGCGCGTGGTCGGTGCTTTTCGCGAGCACGTTCGCGTTCCTCGTCTGCTTCGTCGTCTGGATGATGTTCGGCGTGCTCGGCATCCAGCTGCGCGAAGACTTGCATCTGAACGCGACCGAGTTCGGGATGCTCACGTCGACGCCCGTGCTGACGGGCGCATTGATGCGGCTGCCGCTCGGCGCATGGACCGACCGCTTCGGCGGGCGCATCGTGATGACGGTGCTGCTCGTCGTCTGCGCGGTGCCCGTCTATGCGGTCAGCTACGCGACCGCGCTTTGGCAGTTCCTGCTGATCGGGCTCTTTCTCGGCTGCGTCGGCGCGTCGTTCGCGGTCGGCACGCCATACGTCGCGCGCTTCTTCCCGCCACAGCGGCGCGGGCTTGCGATGGGCGTGTTCGGCGCGGGTACGGCCGGCGCGGCGGTCAATCTGTTCGTCACGCCGCTGCTGCTCGCCGCGTACGGCTGGCGCGTCGTGCCGCGCGTGTACGCGGTCGCGCTTCTCGTCACCGCGGCGATCTTCTGGTTCGCGTCGGCGCCCGATCCCGGCGCGGGCGCGCAAAAGGGCTCGTGGCTCGAATCGTTCGGGGTGCTGCGCGATCGGCGCGTGTGGAAGCTCTGCCAGTACTACTCGATCACGTTCGGCGGCTTTACGGCGCTGTCGCTGTGGATGCCGCAGTACCTGAAGAACGGCTATGGAATGTCGCTTGTCGCCGCGTCCGCGTTCGCGGCGGGCTTCTCGCTGCCGGGCTCGGTGCTGCGCGCGCTCGGCGGCGCGCTCGCCGACCGCTACGGCGCGCACGCGGTCACATGGTGGGGGTTGTGGGTCGCGTGGATTTGCCTGTTCCTGCTGTCCTATCCGCCGACCGACCTCGTGATCCACACGGTCGACGGCACCGCGACGCTGCGTCTCCATATTCCGCTCGCCGCGTTCGTCGTGCTGACGTTCGTGTTGGGCGCCGTGTTCGCGTTCGGGATGGCGTCGACGTTCAAGTACGTCGCCGACGATTTTCCGGACAACATGGGCGTCGTCACCGGCATCGTCGGGCTCGCGGGTGGGCTCGGCGGCTTCCTGCTGCCGATCATCTTCGGCGCGCTCGTCGACTTGCTTCGCGTGCGCTCGACGTGCTTCATGTTCCTGTACGGGATCGTCTGGGTGTCGCTGATCATCCTCTATCTGGCGGAGATCCGGCGCGTGCCGATCGCGGGCGCCGCCGCGCGCTGA
- a CDS encoding spermine/spermidine synthase domain-containing protein, whose amino-acid sequence MPANSSGPLSAPHRCAHANSPVVIETPHLVSLCFDDRGMQSCMYVDGPDLLALGYTRTMMGFLLLHSEPRRIAMIGLGGGSLAKYLYRHLPDARITSIEINPDVIALRDRFRIPPDDARFSVLCADGAQYVASAGDACADVLIVDGFDAGGLPLELGSRPFYADCRRHLAAGGVLVVNLLTDDPRVADCLAALRDVFGTSAALAPAEDSASNLIVFAWKSDAPLPSLETMIERANALARGHSIDLVEAAVRIELGVSYDWRRFGEPVDA is encoded by the coding sequence ATGCCCGCGAACTCGTCCGGGCCGCTGTCCGCGCCGCACCGCTGCGCGCACGCGAACTCGCCCGTCGTGATCGAGACGCCGCACCTCGTGTCGCTCTGCTTCGACGATCGCGGGATGCAAAGCTGCATGTATGTCGACGGCCCGGATCTGCTCGCGCTCGGCTACACGCGCACGATGATGGGCTTTCTGTTGCTGCACTCCGAGCCGCGCCGGATCGCGATGATCGGCTTGGGCGGCGGCTCGCTCGCGAAATATCTGTACCGGCACCTGCCCGACGCGCGCATCACGTCGATCGAGATCAATCCGGACGTGATCGCGCTGCGCGACCGGTTCCGAATTCCGCCCGACGACGCGCGCTTCTCGGTGCTGTGCGCGGACGGCGCCCAATACGTCGCGTCCGCGGGCGACGCGTGCGCGGACGTGCTGATCGTCGACGGCTTCGACGCCGGCGGGCTGCCGCTCGAGCTCGGCAGCCGGCCGTTCTACGCGGACTGCCGCCGCCATCTGGCGGCGGGCGGCGTGCTGGTCGTCAATCTGCTGACCGACGATCCGCGCGTGGCCGATTGCCTCGCCGCACTGCGCGACGTGTTCGGCACCTCGGCCGCGCTCGCGCCCGCCGAGGACAGCGCGTCGAACCTGATCGTCTTCGCGTGGAAAAGCGATGCGCCGCTGCCGTCGCTCGAGACGATGATCGAGCGGGCGAACGCGCTGGCCCGCGGGCACAGCATCGATCTCGTCGAGGCGGCCGTGCGCATCGAACTGGGCGTGAGCTACGACTGGCGCCGGTTCGGCGAACCGGTCGACGCATGA
- a CDS encoding hydrogenase 4 subunit F, whose product MNDVFALLASLGIPLVAGGCLALVRRQHVARALNVGFSFLTCAATLLLAARTVAHGPMYAVGELFFVDPFNVFLVALTAFVGWTTSLFSNPYMRVEQDRGKMSDARMRLYHCMYQLFIFAMLLALLTNNVGVLWVAMEAATLATVLLVSVYRSAASLEAAWKYFILCGVGIAQALFGTILLYLAAGRQLAGGDALLWTSLNAVKTQLDPTIVSIAFVFLLVGYGTKVGLVPMHSWLPDAHAEGPTPISAVLSGLLLNVALYAVLRCKVLADGALGNGLPGRLLVGFGLASALVASFSLFRQRDVKRLFSYSSIEHMGLMTFAFGLGGPVATFAGLLHMTVHSLVKSAIFFAVGHAAQKARTQSIDGIRGLLQVSPTVGWGLMLGALAILGMPPFGVFASEFLILTTAIAKLPWSAPFLLVALAAAFAAIFMRVQRMVFGESSVATLEHPPALLPVFVHLGLGLMLGLYVPPYLATWYRQAAAMIAG is encoded by the coding sequence ATGAATGACGTCTTCGCGCTGCTCGCGTCGCTCGGCATTCCGCTCGTCGCGGGCGGATGCCTCGCGCTCGTGCGCAGGCAGCACGTCGCGCGCGCGCTGAACGTCGGCTTCAGTTTCCTCACGTGCGCGGCGACGCTCTTGCTCGCCGCGCGCACGGTCGCGCACGGGCCGATGTACGCGGTGGGCGAACTCTTCTTCGTCGATCCGTTCAACGTGTTCCTCGTCGCGCTGACGGCGTTCGTCGGCTGGACGACGTCGCTGTTCTCGAATCCGTACATGCGCGTCGAGCAGGACCGCGGCAAGATGAGCGACGCCCGGATGCGGCTCTATCACTGCATGTACCAGCTGTTCATTTTCGCGATGCTGCTCGCGCTGCTCACGAACAACGTCGGCGTGCTGTGGGTCGCGATGGAGGCGGCGACGCTCGCGACGGTGCTGCTCGTGAGCGTCTACCGCAGTGCGGCGAGCCTCGAGGCCGCGTGGAAGTACTTCATCCTGTGCGGCGTGGGCATCGCGCAGGCGCTGTTCGGCACGATCCTGCTGTATCTCGCGGCGGGCCGGCAGCTCGCCGGCGGCGACGCGCTGCTGTGGACGAGCCTGAACGCGGTCAAGACGCAGCTCGATCCGACGATCGTGTCGATCGCGTTCGTGTTCCTGCTCGTCGGCTACGGAACCAAGGTCGGGCTCGTGCCGATGCACAGCTGGCTGCCCGACGCGCACGCCGAAGGCCCGACGCCGATTTCGGCGGTGCTGTCCGGGCTGCTGCTGAACGTCGCGCTGTACGCGGTGCTGCGCTGCAAGGTGCTCGCCGACGGCGCGCTCGGCAACGGCCTGCCGGGGCGCCTGCTCGTCGGCTTCGGGCTCGCGTCGGCGCTCGTCGCATCGTTCTCGCTGTTCCGGCAAAGGGACGTGAAGCGGCTGTTCTCGTATTCGTCGATCGAACACATGGGGCTCATGACCTTCGCGTTCGGCCTCGGCGGCCCGGTCGCGACGTTCGCGGGGCTGCTGCACATGACGGTGCATTCGCTCGTCAAATCGGCGATCTTCTTCGCGGTCGGCCACGCGGCGCAGAAGGCGCGCACGCAGTCGATCGACGGCATCCGCGGGCTCCTGCAGGTCAGTCCGACGGTCGGCTGGGGGCTGATGCTCGGCGCGCTCGCGATTCTCGGGATGCCGCCTTTCGGCGTGTTCGCGAGCGAATTCCTGATCCTGACGACGGCGATCGCGAAGCTGCCGTGGAGCGCGCCGTTCCTGCTCGTCGCGCTCGCGGCGGCGTTCGCCGCGATCTTCATGCGCGTGCAGCGGATGGTGTTCGGCGAATCGAGCGTCGCGACGCTCGAGCATCCGCCGGCGCTGCTGCCGGTGTTCGTTCATCTCGGCCTCGGCTTGATGCTCGGGCTCTACGTGCCGCCGTATCTCGCGACCTGGTATCGACAGGCGGCGGCGATGATCGCGGGGTAG
- a CDS encoding peptidylprolyl isomerase — protein MNTIDETLDAGAHARVSVNGVEIGAAEIADERAHHADAGDPLDAARRALVVRELLRQRAIALGLCAEGAPLDDDALDALLERELTHLPQPAREDCERYYRNHAARFRRRDIAYASHILFAVTDATPLAPLRREAEATLARVLADPQTFEALARELSNCPSASVGGSLGQLLRGDSAPEFEAAVFDAPDLGVLPRLVNTRFGFHIVRIERRVPGDPVPFDAVAADIAAFLAERVRHKAIQQYVTILASGARVEGVAFGDANGPLVQ, from the coding sequence ATGAATACGATCGACGAAACCCTCGACGCGGGGGCGCATGCGCGCGTGAGCGTCAACGGCGTCGAGATCGGCGCGGCCGAGATCGCCGACGAGCGCGCGCACCATGCCGACGCCGGCGATCCGCTCGACGCGGCGCGGCGCGCGCTCGTGGTGCGCGAACTGCTGCGGCAGCGCGCGATCGCGCTCGGCCTCTGCGCCGAAGGCGCGCCGCTCGACGACGACGCGCTCGACGCGCTGCTCGAGCGCGAGCTCACGCACTTGCCGCAGCCGGCGCGCGAGGACTGCGAGCGCTACTACCGGAACCACGCGGCGCGCTTTCGCCGGCGCGACATCGCCTACGCGAGCCACATCCTGTTCGCGGTGACGGACGCGACGCCGCTCGCGCCGCTGCGCCGCGAGGCCGAAGCGACGCTCGCGCGCGTGCTCGCCGATCCGCAAACGTTCGAGGCGCTCGCGCGCGAGCTCTCGAACTGCCCGTCGGCGAGCGTGGGCGGCAGCCTCGGGCAGCTGCTGCGCGGCGATTCGGCGCCGGAGTTCGAGGCGGCCGTGTTCGATGCGCCCGACCTCGGCGTGCTGCCGCGCCTCGTGAACACGCGCTTCGGCTTTCACATCGTGCGGATCGAGCGCCGCGTGCCGGGCGATCCGGTGCCGTTCGACGCGGTCGCCGCCGACATCGCCGCGTTCCTCGCCGAGCGCGTGCGGCACAAGGCGATCCAGCAATACGTGACGATTCTCGCGAGCGGCGCGCGCGTCGAGGGCGTCGCGTTCGGCGACGCGAACGGCCCGCTGGTTCAATGA
- a CDS encoding formate hydrogenlyase, giving the protein MHGYATQLINFLAAILLLLSFAMLSQRRILSLIHLYTLQGVALVSANLILGFVTADTHLYVSAALTLLLKVGLIPWILYRLVQRLDVKADVEPLLNIPATLVAGIALVIVAFNVAAPISRLAESAARGTLGIALACVLLSFMMMITRAKAIPQVIGFLSMENGLFFAAAAATNGMPMIVELGIGLDVLVGILILGVFMFQIREQFDSLDIHHLEKLKDE; this is encoded by the coding sequence ATGCACGGCTACGCGACGCAGCTCATCAATTTCCTCGCGGCGATCCTGCTGCTCTTGTCGTTCGCGATGCTGAGCCAGCGGAGGATCTTGTCGCTGATCCATCTGTATACGCTGCAAGGCGTCGCGCTCGTGTCGGCGAACCTGATCCTCGGCTTCGTGACGGCGGACACGCACCTGTACGTGTCCGCCGCGCTCACGCTGCTGCTGAAGGTCGGGCTGATTCCGTGGATTCTGTACCGGCTCGTGCAGCGGCTCGACGTGAAGGCCGACGTCGAGCCGCTTCTCAACATCCCGGCGACGCTCGTCGCCGGCATCGCGCTCGTGATCGTCGCGTTCAACGTCGCGGCGCCGATCAGCCGGCTCGCCGAATCGGCCGCGCGCGGCACGCTCGGCATCGCGCTCGCGTGCGTGCTGCTGTCGTTCATGATGATGATCACGCGCGCGAAGGCGATTCCGCAGGTGATCGGCTTCCTGTCGATGGAAAACGGCCTGTTTTTCGCGGCCGCGGCGGCGACCAACGGAATGCCGATGATCGTCGAGCTCGGGATCGGGCTCGACGTGCTCGTCGGGATACTGATCCTCGGCGTGTTCATGTTCCAGATCCGCGAGCAGTTCGACAGCCTCGACATCCACCATCTCGAGAAACTGAAAGATGAATGA
- a CDS encoding HPr family phosphocarrier protein, with the protein MAQALIEIGLKWGRYDAAFAGQALAGAAGRFQSDIVVVANGRRANAKDVMSVVALRAKRGTQMQILSSGPDEEDALHSLASLLSAN; encoded by the coding sequence GTGGCACAAGCATTGATCGAGATCGGCCTGAAATGGGGGCGCTACGACGCCGCGTTCGCGGGCCAGGCGCTCGCCGGCGCGGCGGGCCGCTTCCAGAGCGACATCGTCGTCGTCGCGAACGGCCGCCGCGCGAACGCGAAGGACGTGATGTCCGTCGTCGCGCTGCGCGCGAAGCGCGGCACGCAGATGCAGATTCTGTCGAGCGGCCCGGACGAGGAAGACGCGCTTCATTCGCTCGCGTCGCTCTTGAGCGCGAACTGA